One Heterodontus francisci isolate sHetFra1 chromosome 37, sHetFra1.hap1, whole genome shotgun sequence genomic window carries:
- the LOC137351875 gene encoding trypsin I-P1-like, which translates to MGAFIYMKLLVLLSIAQGLAEDRIIGGSEVSPHSIPYQASLQIRSVHYCSGTLINPRWILSAAHCMKPPVLITVILGEHSLSKSDGNEKFYKVARLIIYPLYNPVTFRHDIMLLKINRPATQNAYISPVAIPATAKMVPENTLCTVSGWGVTAVFSYSLSDVLMAVEVPIISRYKCNRPSSYGGRVHPFMICAGYRTGGKDSCQGDSGGPLICDGVIHGIVSWGISCAHYKYPGVYTRVGKYIRWIKNKIKRF; encoded by the exons ATGGGAGCCTTTATATACATGAAGCTGTTGGTGTTGCTGAGCATTGCACAAG GTTTAGCTGAAGACAGGATCATTGGAGGATCTGAAGTTTCCCCTCACTCTATTCCATATCAAGCCTCCTTACAGATAAGATCAGTGCATTACTGCAGTGGAACTTTAATTAACCCCAGATGGATCCTGTCAGCAGCTCACTGTATGAAACC ACCAGTCCTCATCACAGTTATTTTGGGTGAACATAGTTTATCCAAGTCAGATGGGAATGAAAAATTCTACAAGGTGGCTAGACTTATCATATATCCTTTATACAATCCCGTAACATTCAGACATGACATCATGCTTTTGAAA ATTAATAGGCCGGCAACACAGAATGCATATATCAGCCCTGTAGCAATTCCAGCTACTGCTAAAATGGTACCTGAAAATACCTTATGTACAGTCTCTGGCTGGGGAGTCACCGCTGTTTTCAGTTATAGCCTGTCTGATGTGCTTATGGCTGTTGAGGTTCCAATTATTTCTCGCTATAAGTGCAATAGACCTTCTTCATATGGTGGAAGAGTGCATCCTTTCATGATTTGTGCAGGATACAGAACAGGGGGCAAAGACTCTTGTCAG GGTGATTCTGGAGGACCGTTGATTTGTGATGGAGTCATTCATGGAATTGTGTCCTGGGGAATTAGTTGTGCTCATTACAAATACCCAGGTGTATACACAAGAGTAGGCAAGTACATTAGgtggattaaaaataaaataaaaagattttGA